In one window of Leptolyngbya sp. 'hensonii' DNA:
- the ebsA gene encoding type IV pilus biogenesis protein EbsA, with translation MTLKDLQPADNKDVGVYMPYYQGNKRQMLPLAISLYQKGVLEGERKIEGGDGIPFIVTWNVSKLPADLTRCRMQFDGDADLSYEMMVTNFEFVDYLIDVVVNFRRSRFIDFSQAFYRKLLRIDD, from the coding sequence ATGACTCTTAAGGACCTTCAGCCTGCTGACAATAAGGACGTGGGCGTTTACATGCCCTACTATCAGGGTAATAAGCGGCAAATGCTCCCTCTCGCAATTAGCCTCTATCAAAAAGGGGTATTGGAAGGGGAACGAAAAATTGAAGGGGGGGATGGTATCCCTTTCATCGTGACCTGGAATGTCTCCAAACTGCCTGCTGATCTGACCCGATGCCGGATGCAGTTTGATGGAGATGCCGATCTCAGCTATGAAATGATGGTAACCAACTTTGAGTTTGTCGATTACCTGATTGATGTTGTAGTCAATTTTCGCCGGTCCCGGTTTATTGATTTTTCCCAGGCTTTCTATCGCAAGCTTCTGCGAATTGACGACTGA
- a CDS encoding phosphotransacetylase family protein has translation MPKSTKYLLIGSTEPYCGKSATVLGLAHQLRQKGLDIGYGKPIGTYLSETQSEPLDEDVRFFIETLELAEDRVAPTLLALSEQTIRKRLQGLDQTDYQASLAQYLERQTSDLMLLEGPGSLAEGSLFDLSLDQVARVVDAMVLLVARYSTPDMIDALLAAKKLLGNRLLGALINDIPEDQLSEVQDVVKPFLERQGIAILGMLPRNDLLRSVSVRELAHQLQAKVLCRSDRLDLMVESLTIGAMNVSSALKYFQQGNNMAVVTGGDRTDIQLAALETSTQCMILTGSMMPNPTVLSRAEDLEIPILSVDLDTLTTVEIIDRAFGQVRLHEPVKVQCVRQLMSEHFDLDQMIAQMGLQPAISLP, from the coding sequence GTGCCGAAGTCCACAAAATATTTGTTGATTGGATCGACTGAACCTTATTGTGGTAAGTCGGCAACAGTTCTGGGACTGGCTCACCAGCTCAGACAAAAAGGGCTAGATATTGGGTACGGCAAACCGATCGGAACCTATTTAAGTGAAACTCAGTCAGAGCCCCTGGATGAAGATGTACGCTTCTTTATCGAAACTCTAGAATTAGCAGAGGATCGGGTGGCCCCGACCCTTCTGGCGTTAAGCGAACAGACGATCCGAAAACGGCTGCAAGGTCTCGACCAGACAGATTACCAGGCTTCCTTAGCTCAATACCTGGAACGTCAAACCAGCGACTTGATGCTGCTGGAAGGTCCGGGTAGTCTGGCTGAAGGTAGTCTGTTCGACCTATCTCTGGATCAGGTCGCCCGTGTGGTGGATGCAATGGTTTTGCTGGTCGCCCGATACAGTACGCCGGACATGATCGACGCCCTGCTAGCCGCCAAAAAGCTTTTGGGAAATCGCCTTCTGGGAGCCCTGATTAATGACATCCCAGAAGATCAACTGTCAGAGGTTCAGGATGTGGTCAAACCTTTTCTGGAACGGCAGGGTATTGCCATTTTGGGGATGCTTCCCCGGAATGACCTCCTGCGGAGCGTCAGCGTTCGAGAGCTGGCCCATCAACTGCAGGCCAAAGTTCTCTGTCGCTCCGATCGCCTTGACCTGATGGTTGAGAGCCTGACGATCGGAGCCATGAATGTCAGTTCGGCTCTGAAGTATTTCCAGCAAGGCAATAACATGGCTGTGGTCACTGGCGGCGATCGGACTGACATTCAACTGGCAGCCCTGGAAACCTCCACCCAGTGCATGATTCTTACGGGTTCCATGATGCCCAATCCCACGGTACTCAGTCGAGCGGAGGATTTGGAAATTCCAATTCTCTCGGTTGACCTGGATACATTGACTACCGTGGAAATTATCGATCGGGCATTTGGCCAGGTTCGCCTCCATGAACCTGTCAAAGTGCAATGCGTGCGTCAATTGATGAGCGAACACTTTGATCTGGATCAGATGATTGCTCAAATGGGCTTGCAACCAGCCATATCCCTGCCCTAA
- a CDS encoding DnaJ domain-containing protein, protein MASSSPHPNTPRPDHAYSANHYDTLEVQQTATQADIKRSYRLLVRKFHPDTSSEVDSHDRLTQINAAYEVLSDPCRRQSYDRQLHFNSAHQRFPFPQEHRPKTGSSQAHYRTHRRAGQQADEHLQQWLNQVYTPVSRCLSQILNPLHTQINHLAADPFDDQLMEDFQAYLETCQDYLQQAQNCFRSMPNPSTVAGVAAHLYYCLNQIGDGIEELNLFTLNYDDHHLHTGQELFRIAAGLRREAQAALKI, encoded by the coding sequence ATGGCAAGTTCCAGTCCCCACCCCAACACCCCTCGCCCAGATCACGCCTACAGCGCTAACCACTACGACACGTTAGAGGTTCAGCAGACAGCAACCCAGGCTGATATCAAGCGGTCCTATCGACTTCTGGTCAGGAAGTTTCATCCTGATACCAGTTCGGAAGTCGATAGCCATGACCGGCTGACTCAAATCAATGCAGCCTATGAAGTGTTAAGTGATCCCTGTCGGCGGCAGTCCTACGATCGTCAACTTCATTTCAATTCCGCCCATCAGCGGTTCCCGTTTCCCCAGGAACACCGCCCCAAAACGGGCTCCTCTCAGGCCCATTATCGTACCCATCGGCGGGCCGGTCAGCAGGCTGATGAGCATTTACAGCAGTGGTTAAACCAGGTTTATACCCCCGTTAGTCGTTGTCTGTCCCAGATTCTTAATCCTCTGCACACTCAGATTAACCATTTAGCCGCCGACCCCTTTGATGATCAGCTCATGGAAGACTTTCAGGCTTATCTGGAAACCTGTCAAGATTATCTCCAGCAAGCCCAGAATTGTTTCCGTTCCATGCCCAATCCATCTACCGTTGCGGGGGTGGCCGCCCATCTCTACTATTGCTTGAACCAGATTGGAGATGGAATCGAAGAACTCAATCTGTTTACCCTGAATTATGATGATCATCATTTACATACAGGGCAGGAGCTCTTCCGCATTGCGGCTGGGCTCCGTCGGGAAGCTCAGGCAGCCCTGAAAATATGA
- a CDS encoding FAD-binding domain-containing protein — translation MMNRTIVWFRRDLRISDHAPLYRAARRGAVIPVFVFDRALLYHPETGVARVAFLLEALKSLDQDLRSRGGRLILRFGDPVTVLPCLIQETEAEGIYAYTDCERIYGRVRDAHLNQTLTQQHLKIRWFEPCASTSELIPYPAYRDWWFAEMATERVPAPERVEVPEEVVSNPLPTVTELGLIPDGKPIPPASTAFAYQLLQEFFDHKADRYYWQLSYPSAMATTGLSPHLKFGLISTRECIHQIRQLQQHNPSERVQRSAEQLTSRLRWGNGFTQRFRYLPQLELRSLYSIFDQEGWDFNETWYQAWQEGQTGFPIIDAAARCLQATGGWLELNFRSRAIYASFLTNLLGMDWRYGALHFMRHLIDGDCPIDHYQWAMQAGVTHCANKKWTRIYNPQQVAIDRCDPEGHFIQRWVPELAHLPPSTLGHPPVVKGYPAPILNYKQARQQRVRKLERQRGLFLDQENIVPYLAQLPEDYLPFGADRVTCTVDWAVTKAPQLFPVPLDLNSLDLEQAKALRSWFVTQVEIKPAREHRRKASSKSRSTSFQLSLLS, via the coding sequence ATGATGAATCGCACGATTGTCTGGTTTCGCCGTGACTTGCGCATCAGTGACCACGCTCCACTCTATCGGGCCGCTCGTCGGGGGGCTGTGATTCCCGTTTTTGTCTTCGATCGGGCTTTGCTCTATCATCCAGAAACTGGAGTGGCCCGGGTTGCCTTTCTGTTGGAGGCCCTGAAGTCCCTGGATCAGGATTTGCGATCTCGGGGGGGGCGTCTGATTTTGCGCTTTGGCGATCCCGTGACAGTTCTACCCTGTTTGATTCAGGAAACAGAGGCTGAAGGCATTTACGCTTACACGGACTGTGAGCGCATCTATGGCCGGGTACGGGATGCCCATCTGAATCAGACCCTGACCCAACAACACTTGAAAATCCGCTGGTTCGAACCCTGTGCCAGCACATCTGAGCTAATCCCCTATCCGGCCTATCGGGATTGGTGGTTCGCCGAAATGGCCACAGAACGGGTGCCCGCCCCAGAGCGGGTAGAGGTGCCAGAGGAGGTGGTCAGCAACCCTCTGCCCACTGTGACCGAGTTGGGATTGATCCCGGATGGGAAACCCATTCCCCCGGCCAGTACAGCATTTGCCTATCAGTTACTGCAGGAGTTTTTCGACCACAAAGCCGATCGCTACTACTGGCAATTGTCCTATCCCAGTGCCATGGCCACGACTGGCCTCAGTCCCCATCTCAAATTCGGCCTGATCTCCACCCGAGAATGCATCCACCAAATTCGGCAATTGCAACAGCACAATCCCAGCGAGAGAGTCCAGCGCAGTGCTGAACAACTGACCTCCCGTTTGCGCTGGGGAAACGGGTTTACCCAGCGATTTCGTTATTTGCCTCAGTTAGAGTTACGCTCTCTCTACAGTATTTTTGACCAAGAGGGCTGGGACTTCAATGAAACCTGGTATCAAGCCTGGCAGGAGGGTCAAACCGGGTTTCCCATCATTGATGCAGCAGCCCGATGTTTACAGGCAACGGGGGGCTGGCTGGAGTTGAATTTCCGCTCCCGAGCCATCTATGCCAGTTTTCTCACTAATCTACTGGGGATGGACTGGCGCTATGGGGCTCTGCACTTTATGCGTCATTTGATTGATGGAGATTGTCCGATCGACCACTATCAATGGGCCATGCAGGCTGGTGTTACCCACTGTGCCAATAAAAAATGGACTCGCATCTACAATCCCCAGCAAGTGGCGATCGATCGCTGTGATCCAGAGGGTCATTTTATTCAGCGTTGGGTCCCAGAACTGGCCCACCTCCCACCGTCAACCCTGGGCCATCCCCCTGTCGTTAAAGGCTATCCAGCCCCAATTCTGAATTACAAACAGGCCCGTCAGCAACGGGTGCGAAAACTGGAACGACAACGGGGGCTATTTCTAGATCAGGAGAATATTGTGCCCTACCTGGCTCAACTCCCAGAGGATTATCTTCCTTTTGGGGCCGATCGCGTTACCTGTACTGTTGACTGGGCTGTCACAAAAGCCCCTCAACTGTTTCCAGTTCCCCTGGATCTGAACTCCCTGGATCTGGAGCAGGCGAAGGCTCTTCGCAGTTGGTTTGTGACCCAGGTAGAGATCAAACCAGCCAGAGAACACCGACGCAAAGCCTCCTCTAAGTCTCGATCAACATCATTCCAGTTAAGTTTATTGAGTTAA
- a CDS encoding response regulator: MNLDPNLTQQGNILIVDDTPANLQLLSTTLSERGYGVRSALSGALALKSVGLKPPDLVLLDIRMPEMDGYEVCRRLKADERTRDLPVIFLSAIHETFDKVKAFAVGGVDYITKPIDIEELIARIENQLNICRLQQQLAAQNIQLQQEIQERRQAEANLIQSEANYRTLACNIPNCAVFLFDPDLRILVAEGVELSAIGLAQEDLEGRTLPELVDRQACLLLQPYCLQALAAEATSTELPYQEQFYLLQTTPVFDTREQVCGCTALLQNVTARKRAEQEILKTLKREQELGELKSRFVSQVSHEFRTPLTTIQSAAELLEHYNWSIEAKQERFQQIKTAVHHMTQLLEDVLLIGKVESGNLCLKLERFDLSQLCQAVVAELSSTLGIAHHLSFTREGEPVQGEWDRKLLQQVLINLLANAIKYSAEGSEVILKLDFSDSARVRLQVIDRGIGIPAEDQANLFKMFYRARNVGFIQGTGLGLAIVKNCIELHQGEITIASEMNQGTVVTVWLPLKPEVATSLQWDKMAITTPASRKVVMG; the protein is encoded by the coding sequence ATGAACCTGGATCCGAACCTTACCCAACAGGGGAATATACTGATTGTCGATGATACCCCAGCAAATTTACAGCTCCTGTCCACAACCTTATCCGAAAGAGGATATGGGGTTCGATCTGCGCTAAGTGGTGCCCTGGCTCTAAAGTCTGTGGGGCTGAAGCCGCCGGATCTGGTCTTGTTGGATATCAGAATGCCTGAAATGGATGGCTATGAGGTCTGTCGCCGGTTGAAGGCAGATGAGAGGACTCGGGATCTGCCCGTCATTTTTCTGAGTGCTATTCATGAGACTTTCGATAAGGTTAAGGCTTTCGCCGTGGGTGGGGTAGACTACATCACCAAACCGATCGACATTGAAGAACTGATTGCCCGCATTGAGAATCAGTTGAATATCTGTCGCCTGCAACAGCAACTGGCTGCACAGAATATCCAATTGCAGCAGGAAATCCAGGAACGGCGTCAGGCTGAAGCCAATTTGATCCAGAGTGAGGCCAATTATCGGACCCTGGCCTGCAACATTCCCAACTGCGCTGTGTTCCTCTTTGACCCAGACCTGCGCATTCTGGTCGCCGAGGGCGTAGAGCTGTCTGCGATCGGCCTGGCTCAGGAAGACCTGGAAGGCCGAACCTTGCCGGAACTCGTGGATCGACAGGCCTGCCTCCTGCTACAACCCTACTGCCTGCAGGCTCTGGCTGCAGAAGCGACCTCCACCGAATTGCCCTATCAGGAGCAGTTTTATCTGTTACAGACCACGCCTGTTTTTGATACCCGGGAACAGGTATGCGGTTGCACAGCCCTGCTCCAAAATGTCACAGCGCGTAAACGGGCTGAGCAGGAAATCTTAAAAACCTTAAAGCGGGAACAGGAGTTGGGAGAACTAAAATCTCGCTTTGTTTCTCAGGTGTCCCATGAATTTCGTACGCCTCTGACTACAATTCAATCTGCAGCAGAGCTATTAGAACATTACAACTGGTCTATAGAAGCCAAGCAAGAGCGCTTTCAGCAAATTAAAACTGCGGTACATCATATGACCCAACTGCTGGAAGATGTCCTGCTCATCGGTAAGGTAGAATCTGGTAACTTATGCCTGAAGCTAGAACGGTTTGATTTGAGTCAGCTCTGTCAGGCAGTGGTGGCAGAGTTATCCTCTACTTTGGGCATCGCCCACCATTTGAGCTTCACTAGAGAAGGTGAGCCAGTCCAGGGTGAATGGGATCGTAAGCTACTGCAGCAAGTGTTAATCAATCTTCTTGCCAATGCCATCAAATATTCCGCAGAGGGAAGTGAGGTGATCTTAAAATTGGACTTTTCGGACTCTGCGCGGGTCAGGCTGCAAGTGATCGATCGAGGCATTGGTATTCCAGCAGAAGATCAGGCAAATCTGTTTAAAATGTTCTATCGAGCTAGAAATGTAGGGTTTATTCAGGGAACAGGGTTAGGGCTTGCCATTGTCAAAAACTGCATTGAATTACATCAAGGTGAGATCACAATTGCAAGTGAAATGAATCAGGGAACCGTCGTCACAGTCTGGCTACCGCTTAAACCTGAGGTTGCGACATCTCTGCAATGGGACAAAATGGCTATTACAACTCCGGCTTCCAGAAAGGTGGTTATGGGATGA
- a CDS encoding response regulator — protein sequence MKKILVIEDEWPVRTNIIDLLQLEGFEVISASHGQAGIQLAQEQLPDLIICDVMMPKMDGFEVLKTLSQNPSTAAIPLVFLTAKAERKDFRQGMELGAYDYLTKPFTRAELLGAVQAQLKRQEVITRLYAAECEQTEMLANQVRDLQQFNDAQDLLLNNLIQELREPLSNINMAMTMLRQATSEEQRDRYLKVLQEEFVREITLLNQVSELQKFLTPENTKLLRQFNLLQSGLGHKSSDHKP from the coding sequence ATGAAGAAAATTCTGGTAATTGAAGATGAGTGGCCTGTCCGTACCAACATTATAGATTTGCTGCAACTGGAAGGGTTTGAAGTGATCAGTGCCAGCCACGGACAGGCAGGCATTCAACTGGCTCAGGAACAGCTTCCCGACCTGATCATCTGTGATGTCATGATGCCCAAGATGGATGGCTTTGAAGTACTCAAGACCCTCAGCCAGAATCCTTCTACCGCTGCCATCCCTCTAGTTTTTTTGACTGCCAAGGCGGAACGGAAAGATTTTCGCCAGGGAATGGAATTAGGAGCCTATGACTATCTGACCAAGCCCTTCACCAGGGCTGAGTTATTGGGGGCGGTACAGGCCCAACTAAAACGGCAGGAAGTCATTACACGCTTATATGCTGCAGAATGTGAGCAAACTGAAATGCTGGCTAATCAAGTTCGGGATTTACAGCAATTCAATGACGCTCAAGACTTGCTCCTGAACAATTTGATTCAAGAACTAAGGGAGCCTTTATCTAATATCAATATGGCGATGACCATGTTGCGGCAGGCGACATCTGAGGAACAGCGCGATCGCTATCTAAAGGTGTTGCAGGAGGAGTTTGTTCGAGAGATCACACTGTTAAACCAGGTTTCCGAATTGCAAAAATTTTTAACGCCGGAAAACACCAAGCTCCTGCGCCAGTTTAATCTGCTCCAGAGTGGGTTAGGACATAAATCTTCAGATCACAAACCTTGA